GTCGTCGTGGGCGAAGGTGAGCCGCCATCCCGCGCCGGCGGCGTGGGTGGTGCGCACGGCCCTGAACCTGCGGATCTCGTGGTGGCGGCGCAGCCGACGCGAGGTGGCGCTGGAGGGCCGGGACGAGATCGGGGCCGCAGACGATGTTCTGGGCGCCGACCACCTGCTGCTGGCAGCCGTCCGCCGGCTGCCCCGCAGGCAGCGTGAGGTGCTCGTCCTGCGGATCTGGCTCGACCTGGACACCCGGACCGTGGCCGAGGAACTGGGGATCTCCGCCCGCACCGTGCCCGTGCACCTGTCTCGCGCCCTCACGAACCTCCACACACACCTGAAACCGAGCCGGCTGGAGAGCTGATCATGAATGACGACGACGTGGTGGACGAGATGCGAGAGGCACTTTCGGACGTGCGGATGCACCGCCCGGTCGAGCTGATCGTGAAACGGGGCCGGGCCCGCCGGCGTCACCGCACCCTGCTGGGCACCGCCGTCGGCGGGCTGGCCGGGGCGGCGGCCCTGGCACTGGCCGTGCCGGCGATCACCGGGAGCGGCAACGGCAACGGTCAGTCCTCGGCCCAGGCCGGCGCGCCGGCCACCGCCGAGCCGCTGCCGTCCCTGACACAGACAGCGTTCACGCTGGTCAGGCAAGGTGACGGCGCGGTGAAGCTGACCCTGGACCCGGATCAGCTGCTCGAGCCCTCCGCCCTGGAGAAGGCGCTGAAGCAGGCGGGCGTCGAGGCCACGGTCAGGACCGGTGCCTTCTGCGAGCCGAAGAAGGGCGAACTACCTCAGGCAGCCGACGTTTTCGGTGTCGGCGCGCGCCCCGGTGACAGCGGGGAGTCCCGTGAGTACGACCTGGTGATCGACGCGGCGGAAATGCCCGCGGACAGCCAGGTGTACATCAGCGTCTTCCCGGTGACACCCGGTGACGGCTACGCGAAGACGGCCCAGTACCTGGTCGCGCGGGACGCGGCGATGAGCTGCCGTTCCATGCCCTGATCCGCTCCGTCCAGACGAGAACCTTCCCGCAGAGGAGAAACATGCACCCGAGAAGGCACTGGGCCGCGCTGGCCGCAGTGGGGGCCACCCTGGCGGCCGTCGCCGGGACCGTCCCGGCGGCCGGCGGCGCCGCGGCCAGGACCATGACATCGGCGGCATCAGCGGTTTCGGCCGCTCCCGTCAGTGTCACGCTGATCACCGGTGACACCGTCACCGTGACCGAGCACGGCACCAGCGTCCAGCGCGCCCCCGGACGCTCCGGCGTCCGGTTCGTGCGCGCCACCACCGACGGTCACCAGTACGTCATCCCGTCCGACGCGCTGCCGCTGCTGCGTGAAAAACAAATAGACCAGCGTCTTTTCGACATCACGCTGTTGCAGAACTTCGGATACACCGGCACCCAGGACCCGCCCCTGCTGGTGCAGTACGCCGAGAACGGCAGGAGCAAGGCCCGCACAGCACTGACCGGTGAGGCCCGGATCGAGCGTGAGCTCCCCCGGGTCGGCATGATGGCGATCCGCCAGAAGAGCACTGTTCAGGACGGCGTGTGGAACGCGCTGACCAGCGGTGCCACCGGTAGGCGAGCCCTGCGGTCGGGGATCCGGCGGGTCTTCCTCGACGGCCGGATGCAGGTCGCCGACGACGCCAGCAGCACGCAGATCGGCGCCCAGCAGGCCTGGGACCGGGGCCTGGACGGCACCGGTGTGACGGTCGCGGTGCTCGACAGCGGTATCGACGCCACCCACCCGGATCTGGCCGGCCGGATCACCGAGAGCGCCAACTTCACCGACACGACCGACACGGACGACGACAGCGGCCACGGCACGCACGTGGCGTCCATCATCGCCGGCAGCGGCGTCAGGTCCAGCGGCAAGTACCAGGGTGTCGCGCCGGGCGCCAAGCTCGCGATCGGCAAGGTGTGCGACGGCTGGTGCCCCGAGTCGGCCGTCCTGGCCGGCATGGAGTGGGCCGCGCCGCTGGCCTCGGTGATCAACATGAGCCTGAACGGTTACGCGACGGCCGAGCCGGACCCGATCTCGCTGGCGATCCCGGAACTCTCGCAGGAGTACGGCACGCTCTTCGTGATCGCGGCGAGCAACACCGGCGCGCAGGGCGCCGGGACGGTCCAGTTCCCGGGCGACTCCCCCGACGCGGTGACCGTCGGGGCGGTGGACGGCAACGACCAGGTGGCCGCCTTCTCCGGGCGCGGCCCGACCGGCCCCGACGAGCTGATCAAGCCCGACATCACCGCGCCCGGCGTCGGTATCGTCGCGGCCCGCGCCGTCCACGGCACCCTGGGCACCCCGGTGGACGACGGGTACGTCGCCATGGACGGCACCTCGATGGCGACACCGCATGTGGCCGCCGCCGCGGCGATCCTGGCCCAGGAGCATCCGGACTGGACGCCGCAGCACCTGAAGACGGCGCTCATGGGTTCGGCACACCCGACCCCTGACACCAGCGTCTTCACCCAGGGCGCCGGGCGCCTCGACCTGGGCCGTGCGGTGACACAGGAGGTTTCGGCCGACGAGGGCAGCCTGAGTTTCGGGCGGCAGGAGTGGCCCCACACCGACGACGAGCCGATCACCCGAGCGCTCACCTACCGCAACAGCGGAAAGGAGCCCGTCACCCTGAAGCTGAGCATGCAGGGCGACACCGGCACATTCTCCGCCGGTGACACCGAGCTGACCGTCCCGGCCGGTGCGACCGCGTCCACCACCGTTGTCGCCGACACGAAGACCGGTACCGACGGGCTCAAGAGCGGCTACGTCGTGGCCACCGGCGCCGACGGCGTCAGTGTGGTCACGCCGGTCGGCATCGACCGCGGTGCCGAGACGCACGACGTCTCGATCAGCCATCTGGGTCGCGACGGCCAGGCCGCCACGAACTACTACACCTCGCTGATCGGCCTGGACGGGACCGGCACGTACCAGTTCTACGACGGCGTGGAGACCGAGACCCACAACGTCCCCCGGGGCACCTACGGCCTGGTCTCCACGATCTTCGGTGACGACGGCACGACGAGCATGGTGGTCGACCCGTCCGTCACGGTCGACGACACCAGGACGATCACGGTGGACGCCCGCACGGCACAACCGGTGAGCATCACCCCGCCGCGCACAGACGCGCGGCAGGCCGCGGCTGCGGTCGGTGCCTTCTGGGCGATCAGCGGGGGCGGAACAGCCGGATGGTGGGCGGACTCACTGACACCGGGCGACCTCTACACCGCGCAGATGGGTTCCGGCGCCGGCAAAGACGGTTTCGTCAGCGAGATCACCAGCACGTTCGCGCAGTGGAAGAACGACGAGGAGGGCTTCGCGGACAGCCCGTGGACGTACGACACGGCCTACGTCGGTGAGGGCACCTTCCCCACGGGGTTCGTCAAGAAGATCGAGCAGTCCGAGCTCATGACCGTGGAGCAGACCTTCGCCCGGGAGGCGGACGGCGCCACCGGTGTGGCCTTCAACCTGCCCGTGGTTCAGGGGAACCAGGGCAACGCCCCCGCCCTGACCTTCTCCCTGCCCTTCCGGCGCACCGCATACCTGGGCGGCACGGCCGGGACGGTCACCTGGCAGAACCTGTTCCGGCAGAACGGCGAGGACGGCCCGCTCACCATGACCACGAAACCGGAGCTACCGATCCAGGCCCGGAAGTCGTTGCAGCAGTCCTGGAACGCAGCGGTCTTCGCGCCCTCGGCCACCGACGGCACCTCCGGGGCGAGCCGTGACGGCGACCGGATCACCGCCGCCGTGCCGATGTTCACCGACGGCACCGGCGCATCGGTCGAGGTGCTGGCGGACACCACCTCCCGCTCGGCGCTGTACGCCGACGGCGTCCTGATCAAGGAGCTGGACACCGACCACCCGTCGTTCCCCGTGCCGACCGCCGCGACCGCCTACCGGCTGGAGATGAGCACCACCCGCACCGCACCGTTCCGGCTCAGCACCACCGTCGGAGCGGTCTGGACCTTCACGTCGCAGCACGGGGACACCGAACTCCCGCTGTCCACGGTCCGTTTCAGCCCTGCTTTGGACAGCCGGAACGCGGCACCGGCGGGCAGGTTCAGCATTCCGGTGACGGTGGTGCACGCCTCCGGCACACCGGCGAACCAGACCCTGACGGCGCAGTTCTCCACCGACGACGGCACGACCTGGAAGAACACGACCGTCAGCGGATCCGGCGACCGGAGCACCCTCCAGGTCACCAACCCGGCGTCCGGGTTCGTGTCCCTGCGGGCCGTCGCCACCGACGCGAGCGGTGACACAGTGACGCAGACCGTATTGCGGGCCTACAGCGTCCGATAGCCGATCGAGGGACGGCGGGGAGTCCCGTGCGTACGACCTGGTGATCGACACCGCGGCCATGCCGGCTGACAGCCAGGTGTACATCAGCGTCTTCTCGGTGAAACCCGGGGCCGGTTACGCGAGGACGGCCCCGTACCTGGTCGCGCGGGACGCTGCGATGAGCTGCCGCTCCATGCCCTGATCCGCTCCGTCCAGGTGAACCCGTCCATCGATGCGGGGCGGAGTCCGTCCGCCCCGCGGAGGAGAAACATCCGCCCGACCGGAGCCGATCTGGGCCGACCCGCCGGGCACGGTCGCCTGCGCAGGACCATCACCCCGCCGCCGCACGGATGACGCCGGTGGGGTGATGGCCGTCGTGGTCGTCCTGAAGGTCAGCGGGCCAGCCGGCGCCGGGCCAGCTCCACCAGCAGAGCCGCGTGCTCGTCGAGACGGGAGTCGTCGAAAACGGCGCGCTCCGAATGCATCGGCCCACTGCTGCCGTCGGCCGGGCTCACCCCCAGGAAGACCAGGGTGCCCGGAACCTCTTCCAGCACATAGGCGAAGTCCTCCGAGGCCATGCCCGGGAACGGTAGCCGTACCACCCGGTCGCCGTACAGCTCGTCCAGGGTTCCCAGGACGAAGCCGGTTTCGCCGGGATCGTTGACGGTCACCGGGTAGGAGTCGATGAACTCCGTCTGCACCGAGCAGCCGTGCGCCTCACCGACCGCGGTGAGCAGTACGGGCAACTGCGTACGGACGCTGGTGAGCGTCTCGCGCGAGAGGGCCCGGATGTTGATCTCGAGTTCCACCGAGCCGGCCAGCACGTTGCTCGCGGCCGAGTCCGACCTCAGCCGGGTGACCGACAGCACGGCCGGGTCGCTGACCGGCAGCCGCCGGGCCGCGAACGACTGCACCGCCAGGATGATCTCGGCCGCGACCGGCACGGGATCGACGGCGTGGTGCGGGAAGGCCGCGTGGCCACCGGTTCCGGCCACGCGAAGCCGAAGAGCGCTGGCACTGGCCATCATCGGGCCGGGCCGGGTGACCGCCTGACCGGCCGGGGTCACGCAGTCCACGTGCACGGCGTAGGCCGCCACCGGCCGCTCGCCCGCTGCCTCCAGCACGCCCTCCTGAAGCATGAGCCGGCCTCCGGCGAAGCCTTCCTCGCCCGGCTGGAACATGAAAACGACGGTTCCGGTCAGGTCTTCGCGACGCCCGGCCAGCAGCCTGGCCGCGCCGACCAGCCCGGCCATGTGCAGGTCGTGCCCGCAGGCATGCATCGCCCCGTTGGTGGAGGCGAAGTCCAGGCCGGTGGCCTCGGTCACCGGCAGGGCGTCCATGTCCGAGCGCAGCAGCACCACCGGGCCGGGCCGGCCGCCCCGCAGCACGGCGGTCACCGAGCTGAGCCCTTGCCCGGTGGAGATCTCCAGGTCCAGGCCGTGCAGGGCCTCGAGGACGGTGGCCTGGGTGGCGGGCAGGTGCAGGCCGACCTCGGGCTGCTGGTGCAGGGCGCGGCGCAGGGCGACGAGGTCGTTCATGCGCCGGTCTTCTCGCCGAGCCGGGCCAGCGGGCCGGCCGCCTTGACCGAGACCTTGACGGTGGGGTGGTCGGTGTAGGTGACGGGGGTCTCCAGAATGTCGACGATGCTCACCCGCAGGGGGTCGGCACCGGCGTGGATGGCCTTGGCCACCGCGGCCTCGCTGGCCTGGGCCACGGCCGCCTCCCGGTCGTGCAGGCTGCTGATCTGGTCGGCGCGCCCACCGGCCAGCGAGATGGCCGCGCCGACGGCGTTGGCCACGTCCCCGTGCTCGGGCCGTAGTACCTGCCCGGCGCCGGGCAGGCCGTCCGGCACCAGGAACCCGCCTCCGCCCACCACGACCAGGGGCAGGTCGGCCCGGCCCAGCGAAAGCCGTTCCACCGCGTCCTCCAGTTGCTGGCGGGCGTCCTCCAGGGCGGTCTTGAGCAGGGCGCTGGTGACCGGCGGCAGCGACGGCAGCGAGCGGCCCCCGACCACGGCGCCGGCCAGGGCGGCCGCGTCGGTCAGGGTGGGGGTGCCGCCACCGAACAGCAACGCCTGCTCGGTGATCCGGTGCCCCACCGAGCCGGGCCCGACCGCGCCGGTGCGCGGGTCGACGGTGGTGCCGCCGCCGATGCCCAGGCTGAGGATGTCAGGCATCCGGAAATTGGTTCGCACACCACCGATCTCGCGGGGCAGGGTGGACTCGCGGGGGAAGCCGTTGACCACCACGCCCAGGTCGGAGGTGGTGCCGCCGACGTCCACCACGATCGCGTGCTCGGCGCCGGACAGGTGCGCCGCGCCCCGGATCGAGTTGGCCGGGCCCGAACCGATCGTGAGCACCGGGTACTGGGCGGCGTAGTCCAGCGACATCAGGGTGCCGTCGTTCTGGGCGAAGAAGGTGACCGCGTCGATGCCCTCCTCGGCCACCACGGTGACCAGTGCCTCGGTGACGGAGCGGGCCACGCTGTAGAGGGCGGCGTTCAGCACGGTGGCGTTCTCGCGCTCCAGCAGCCCGGTCGGGCCGATGTCCTGGCTCAGGAACACCCGGGTGTGCGGGCCCAGGTGCTCGCGCACCAGCTCGGCCACGGCCAGTTCCTGCTCAGGTGAGGAGGGGCTGAAGATGCCGGTGACCGCCACCGCGTCGAAACCCTCGGTCCGGTCGAGGAACCGGCGGATGCCGTCACGGTCGAGGGGGGCGATCGGGGTGCCGTCGACCATGTGGCCGCCGCCGACCATGGCCGAGCCGGCCAGCACCAGGCCGGCCAGGCCCTTCGGCCAGCCCAGCAGGGGCGGGTACTCGGTGGCGGCCGGGGCGCCGAGCCGGATCGCGGCCACCCGGTCGAGGTCACGGCGGGCCACGATGGCGTTGGTGGCGTGCGTGGTGCCGAGCATCACCCGTGACACCCGGGAACGCTGCTCACCCAGCTGGGCCAGCACCGCCGCGATCGCCGCCCGGATCCCGCCGGTGACGTCGTCGCTGGTGGCCTGCTTGGTCGAGGCCAGCACCCGGCCGGCGCCGTCGATCACCACGGCGTCGGTGTTGGTGCCGCCGACGTCGACGCCCAGGGACAGGTCGCGGTTCATCGGGTGGTCTCCTTGAACGGGACGTAGGTCAGGTCGTAGCCGAAGGCCTGCGGGCCGGCCAGTTCCAGGCCGCGTGGGGTGCGCCAGATCGGGTCGCAGGCCCACGCCAGCACGGCCACCCGCTGGCCGTAGCGGAGCATCTCGGTGGTGATCGCCTGACCGGTCTCGGCGTCGATCACGGTGACGTTGTCCGGCACGCTGGCCAGCACCTCGCCGTCCTCCAGGACCACCAGGTTCTCGTTCTGTAGCTCCAGGCGCTGCAACCGGCCGCGGTCGGCGCCGGTCCCGGCGATGGTCACCGAGCCACGGGCGAACCCGTCCTCGGTGCGCCGGTCCAGGTCCGTGATCTTGCCGGTGAGCAGGATCGAGCCGCCCAGCTCGGCGGCCACCGCGGCGACCGGCTCGGAGGCCGACAGCAGGGCGTGCCCGACCCGGATCGCGGCGCTCACCGTGCCCTCGACCACCGCCCCCCGGGCGGTCTCGGCGGTCATCGGGTAGTGCGCGCCCAGGCAGATCGAGCCGCTGGCCACGGTCAGGGCACGGGCGTGCCGCTCCAGCCAGTGCAGGTCGATGGTCTTGATCACCGACACGTTGCCGACCACGTCACTGAGGATCGCGAAGTCGCAGGGCAGCCCGGCCACGTTCATCGAGACCATCGCGGCACTCGGGAAGGCGCGGCCCATCCCGTCCGCATCGAGCAGTTTCAGGCCCAGGCGAGAGGCCCAGCCGACCGGGCTGACGCCGTTGCTGCCGCCGATCTCGGCCGCCATCAGGGCGGTGATCGGGCGGCCGGCGGCGGCCTGCGCCTCCCGCACCAGCAGGTCGATCTGGTGCCGGGACGAGAGCATCTCGATGCCGACGGTGGGGGCGCCGATGCCGGACATCAGCATCACCAGGTCGTCCGGGCCGAGCTCGTCGACCGTGACCAGGGGCACCGGGCCGTTCTCGAGCAGCACCTGCTCGGCCACGACCTGGGCGGTGTGCACGGCTCCGCCGCCGCCGGTGCCGAAGATCGCCGCACCGGCGGCCAGGGCCGCGACGTCCGCGGCCGCGACCTGGGCACCCGCAGAGGCTGGGGAGGTAGGAGGCATGAGCATCACGATAGGAACCTTGCCGCTGCCGCCCTATGGTTCCGCGGTCCAGAGAATCTGTTCATACTGTGGCCGTGGCACAAGTGACGATCGCGGACCTGGCCGCCCAGGCCGAGCGC
The Kineosporia corallincola DNA segment above includes these coding regions:
- a CDS encoding DUF917 domain-containing protein, translating into MPPTSPASAGAQVAAADVAALAAGAAIFGTGGGGAVHTAQVVAEQVLLENGPVPLVTVDELGPDDLVMLMSGIGAPTVGIEMLSSRHQIDLLVREAQAAAGRPITALMAAEIGGSNGVSPVGWASRLGLKLLDADGMGRAFPSAAMVSMNVAGLPCDFAILSDVVGNVSVIKTIDLHWLERHARALTVASGSICLGAHYPMTAETARGAVVEGTVSAAIRVGHALLSASEPVAAVAAELGGSILLTGKITDLDRRTEDGFARGSVTIAGTGADRGRLQRLELQNENLVVLEDGEVLASVPDNVTVIDAETGQAITTEMLRYGQRVAVLAWACDPIWRTPRGLELAGPQAFGYDLTYVPFKETTR
- a CDS encoding S8 family serine peptidase, translated to MHPRRHWAALAAVGATLAAVAGTVPAAGGAAARTMTSAASAVSAAPVSVTLITGDTVTVTEHGTSVQRAPGRSGVRFVRATTDGHQYVIPSDALPLLREKQIDQRLFDITLLQNFGYTGTQDPPLLVQYAENGRSKARTALTGEARIERELPRVGMMAIRQKSTVQDGVWNALTSGATGRRALRSGIRRVFLDGRMQVADDASSTQIGAQQAWDRGLDGTGVTVAVLDSGIDATHPDLAGRITESANFTDTTDTDDDSGHGTHVASIIAGSGVRSSGKYQGVAPGAKLAIGKVCDGWCPESAVLAGMEWAAPLASVINMSLNGYATAEPDPISLAIPELSQEYGTLFVIAASNTGAQGAGTVQFPGDSPDAVTVGAVDGNDQVAAFSGRGPTGPDELIKPDITAPGVGIVAARAVHGTLGTPVDDGYVAMDGTSMATPHVAAAAAILAQEHPDWTPQHLKTALMGSAHPTPDTSVFTQGAGRLDLGRAVTQEVSADEGSLSFGRQEWPHTDDEPITRALTYRNSGKEPVTLKLSMQGDTGTFSAGDTELTVPAGATASTTVVADTKTGTDGLKSGYVVATGADGVSVVTPVGIDRGAETHDVSISHLGRDGQAATNYYTSLIGLDGTGTYQFYDGVETETHNVPRGTYGLVSTIFGDDGTTSMVVDPSVTVDDTRTITVDARTAQPVSITPPRTDARQAAAAVGAFWAISGGGTAGWWADSLTPGDLYTAQMGSGAGKDGFVSEITSTFAQWKNDEEGFADSPWTYDTAYVGEGTFPTGFVKKIEQSELMTVEQTFAREADGATGVAFNLPVVQGNQGNAPALTFSLPFRRTAYLGGTAGTVTWQNLFRQNGEDGPLTMTTKPELPIQARKSLQQSWNAAVFAPSATDGTSGASRDGDRITAAVPMFTDGTGASVEVLADTTSRSALYADGVLIKELDTDHPSFPVPTAATAYRLEMSTTRTAPFRLSTTVGAVWTFTSQHGDTELPLSTVRFSPALDSRNAAPAGRFSIPVTVVHASGTPANQTLTAQFSTDDGTTWKNTTVSGSGDRSTLQVTNPASGFVSLRAVATDASGDTVTQTVLRAYSVR
- a CDS encoding sigma-70 family RNA polymerase sigma factor, which gives rise to MKREREDFAEFYGRSRDGCLRAVLAAGTPDRALAEDLVAEAFARAWSSWAKVSRHPAPAAWVVRTALNLRISWWRRSRREVALEGRDEIGAADDVLGADHLLLAAVRRLPRRQREVLVLRIWLDLDTRTVAEELGISARTVPVHLSRALTNLHTHLKPSRLES
- a CDS encoding M20 metallopeptidase family protein, translated to MNDLVALRRALHQQPEVGLHLPATQATVLEALHGLDLEISTGQGLSSVTAVLRGGRPGPVVLLRSDMDALPVTEATGLDFASTNGAMHACGHDLHMAGLVGAARLLAGRREDLTGTVVFMFQPGEEGFAGGRLMLQEGVLEAAGERPVAAYAVHVDCVTPAGQAVTRPGPMMASASALRLRVAGTGGHAAFPHHAVDPVPVAAEIILAVQSFAARRLPVSDPAVLSVTRLRSDSAASNVLAGSVELEINIRALSRETLTSVRTQLPVLLTAVGEAHGCSVQTEFIDSYPVTVNDPGETGFVLGTLDELYGDRVVRLPFPGMASEDFAYVLEEVPGTLVFLGVSPADGSSGPMHSERAVFDDSRLDEHAALLVELARRRLAR
- a CDS encoding hydantoinase/oxoprolinase N-terminal domain-containing protein — translated: MNRDLSLGVDVGGTNTDAVVIDGAGRVLASTKQATSDDVTGGIRAAIAAVLAQLGEQRSRVSRVMLGTTHATNAIVARRDLDRVAAIRLGAPAATEYPPLLGWPKGLAGLVLAGSAMVGGGHMVDGTPIAPLDRDGIRRFLDRTEGFDAVAVTGIFSPSSPEQELAVAELVREHLGPHTRVFLSQDIGPTGLLERENATVLNAALYSVARSVTEALVTVVAEEGIDAVTFFAQNDGTLMSLDYAAQYPVLTIGSGPANSIRGAAHLSGAEHAIVVDVGGTTSDLGVVVNGFPRESTLPREIGGVRTNFRMPDILSLGIGGGTTVDPRTGAVGPGSVGHRITEQALLFGGGTPTLTDAAALAGAVVGGRSLPSLPPVTSALLKTALEDARQQLEDAVERLSLGRADLPLVVVGGGGFLVPDGLPGAGQVLRPEHGDVANAVGAAISLAGGRADQISSLHDREAAVAQASEAAVAKAIHAGADPLRVSIVDILETPVTYTDHPTVKVSVKAAGPLARLGEKTGA